A genomic segment from Vibrio tubiashii ATCC 19109 encodes:
- a CDS encoding integrating conjugative element protein: protein MGKNLKKFSTIAVLLGTALAFSQTFAAEQKSSPHMPWFETEVIEDRGGQPIDPYLPKNNNTLEHMKKLYDERRSKKLVHSHFPVVTASMSVGRVTEDEARDVKYQMATRPMFIIGYDPVSIKWLYSNKELLKEKKAIGLVVNIQTKEQMEELQSIVGEGVLMQPTPGDRLAEHLKIRHYPFYMDNQGVMR, encoded by the coding sequence ATGGGCAAAAATCTAAAAAAATTTTCAACTATAGCCGTCCTCCTCGGGACGGCTTTGGCTTTCAGCCAGACCTTCGCCGCAGAGCAGAAATCATCCCCGCATATGCCTTGGTTTGAGACCGAGGTTATCGAAGATCGCGGAGGTCAACCTATTGACCCTTATCTGCCAAAAAACAACAACACACTGGAGCACATGAAAAAGCTCTACGACGAACGACGTTCAAAGAAGCTGGTTCACTCTCACTTTCCGGTGGTAACCGCCTCTATGTCTGTTGGTCGGGTGACAGAGGATGAGGCCAGAGATGTGAAATATCAGATGGCAACGAGGCCCATGTTCATCATCGGATACGATCCCGTTTCGATTAAATGGCTGTATTCAAACAAAGAGTTGTTGAAGGAGAAGAAAGCTATTGGACTTGTAGTGAATATCCAGACCAAAGAACAGATGGAGGAGCTTCAATCAATTGTTGGTGAAGGTGTATTGATGCAACCAACTCCAGGCGATCGTTTAGCTGAACATTTAAAAATCAGACATTACCCGTTCTACATGGATAATCAGGGAGTGATGCGTTAA
- a CDS encoding ParB/RepB/Spo0J family partition protein has translation MANDKYGNIDELLSGAGSDEKEENTPRRSRRPSPALGVMTGDKRPTSVTDGLKADKQKAEKALEEAQQKFEMEKADLLKALEEAKNSGSEGAPIVLTMPVTKQEVTFELRRVDTSLIDVSPENERIQEFLDEISLQDILPSIKKHGQQKPGTLRPTKDGRFELIEGSRRLAAVKLAKQEYLALVGDVPDADVRELGIIENKHQDVSPYEKAKAYQKQIERGEYENWTQLGAAKGISSSHISRYRACVELDEVFVRILPSPSDMPLSYGETIAQLKKKGERALIGKANELLDMRKAALSEKTELPDVEEVIKILKSAVRTKVEEPKTWKPVVYKSKDGKTLKHSVTNKGATKFEITGVDDSQLEKILSFLTTTLKVDA, from the coding sequence ATGGCAAATGACAAGTATGGGAATATTGACGAGCTGCTTTCTGGGGCAGGATCGGACGAAAAAGAAGAAAACACTCCGCGTCGAAGCCGGAGACCTTCTCCGGCATTGGGTGTGATGACGGGTGATAAGCGTCCAACAAGCGTTACCGATGGTTTGAAAGCCGATAAGCAGAAAGCGGAAAAAGCACTCGAAGAGGCCCAGCAGAAGTTTGAGATGGAAAAGGCAGATCTTCTGAAAGCACTAGAAGAAGCAAAAAATTCTGGGTCTGAAGGTGCTCCTATTGTGCTCACTATGCCTGTAACTAAGCAGGAAGTGACTTTCGAGCTTCGACGTGTTGATACGTCTCTAATTGATGTTTCTCCTGAGAATGAGCGTATTCAAGAATTCCTGGATGAAATATCTCTCCAGGACATACTGCCATCCATTAAGAAACACGGGCAGCAAAAGCCTGGTACATTGCGCCCGACAAAAGATGGCCGGTTTGAGTTGATTGAAGGTTCTCGACGTTTAGCAGCGGTCAAGTTGGCAAAGCAGGAATACTTGGCACTTGTTGGTGATGTACCAGATGCAGATGTGCGAGAACTCGGCATCATCGAAAACAAGCATCAGGATGTAAGCCCATATGAAAAAGCCAAAGCCTATCAGAAACAGATTGAGCGTGGAGAGTATGAGAATTGGACCCAGTTGGGTGCGGCCAAAGGAATTAGCTCTTCGCACATATCACGTTATCGTGCTTGCGTAGAGCTGGATGAAGTGTTTGTTCGCATCCTTCCGTCGCCATCCGATATGCCTCTCTCTTATGGTGAGACGATTGCGCAGTTGAAGAAGAAAGGTGAACGCGCTCTGATTGGCAAAGCCAACGAATTGCTTGATATGAGAAAAGCTGCCCTTAGTGAAAAGACAGAGCTTCCTGATGTAGAGGAGGTTATCAAAATTCTCAAGAGTGCTGTGAGAACTAAAGTGGAAGAGCCAAAGACGTGGAAGCCTGTTGTATATAAATCGAAAGATGGCAAAACTCTGAAGCATTCCGTCACGAATAAGGGCGCTACCAAATTTGAAATAACTGGTGTGGACGACTCTCAGCTTGAGAAGATCCTGTCCTTCTTGACCACAACTCTTAAGGTTGATGCTTAA
- a CDS encoding STY4526/YPO1902 family pathogenicity island replication protein, translating to MALSTKLKDESSRFISSLLLSALEGCQQGDMELAERLGLSIETMQKLDRLRADQIFNISGNYVRDLSALEVFQIDSSKISRIIELAAEETRQYEMIDEFLRRGACKTMMAELFGMRSTQVASRKKFLNLPTVKGRLPVSTLEEQRHIYDAWLDSIKIADYRERLLYVARATNLSMSKIYREVQEIEEITNKSTQSKKTKICA from the coding sequence ATGGCGTTGAGCACTAAGCTAAAGGACGAGTCATCCAGGTTCATTTCTTCCCTATTGTTGAGTGCATTAGAAGGCTGCCAGCAGGGGGATATGGAACTGGCAGAACGGCTCGGCCTGTCAATTGAGACAATGCAAAAATTAGACAGATTACGAGCCGATCAGATATTCAATATATCCGGCAACTATGTTCGTGACCTGAGTGCCCTGGAAGTATTCCAGATCGACTCAAGCAAAATATCGCGGATTATCGAATTGGCAGCGGAAGAAACTCGGCAGTACGAGATGATCGATGAGTTTTTACGTCGAGGAGCCTGCAAGACGATGATGGCTGAGTTGTTCGGAATGCGTTCGACACAGGTTGCCAGCCGGAAGAAGTTTCTGAATCTGCCAACGGTAAAGGGACGCCTCCCAGTGTCTACCTTGGAAGAGCAACGTCATATCTATGATGCTTGGCTGGATTCAATAAAAATTGCCGACTACCGCGAGCGACTGCTTTATGTAGCCAGGGCAACAAACCTGTCCATGTCAAAGATCTATCGTGAGGTCCAGGAAATTGAGGAAATCACGAACAAATCCACTCAATCAAAAAAAACCAAAATCTGCGCATAA
- a CDS encoding transglycosylase SLT domain-containing protein, which translates to MRILLIFLFGLVSVSAIANQNNVPDMYRLVAEENRVPAKLFYALILNESRSLTSSGERSKVLPWPWTINHRGQPHFFPSREKAYLFAKSLLDRGDKQFDVGLGQLNWRWQEQRFKGLWEAFDPYINLNAAAQHLREQYDRPECNSWELAVGCYHRPGQRIQDKEIARNYTKRVISLWAKI; encoded by the coding sequence ATGAGAATACTCCTGATTTTCTTATTTGGACTTGTATCTGTTTCTGCAATCGCTAACCAAAACAACGTTCCAGATATGTATCGCCTGGTAGCTGAAGAAAATCGGGTACCGGCGAAACTTTTTTATGCTCTCATTCTGAATGAATCCAGATCTCTGACTTCATCAGGTGAGCGATCAAAAGTTCTGCCGTGGCCTTGGACAATCAACCATCGAGGACAGCCTCACTTCTTTCCCAGTAGAGAGAAAGCGTACTTGTTCGCGAAGTCTTTGTTAGACCGAGGGGATAAACAATTCGATGTCGGGCTTGGACAGTTGAATTGGCGATGGCAAGAGCAACGATTTAAAGGTTTATGGGAAGCCTTCGATCCCTACATCAATCTCAATGCAGCCGCGCAACACCTCAGAGAGCAATACGACAGGCCTGAGTGCAATAGCTGGGAGTTGGCCGTTGGATGTTATCACCGTCCTGGTCAGCGAATACAGGACAAAGAGATAGCAAGAAACTATACAAAGAGGGTCATTTCATTATGGGCAAAAATCTAA
- a CDS encoding TIGR03759 family integrating conjugative element protein, giving the protein MKKLAYILLGFWVATGAYANNQNTQGSNSATVISDMKSTLDKEAASSLTEKDRSLAKQWMLSETDWVKYKQIMSGPRGIWSPGLDPITALGVSETDPQERKRYAELWIKMETRRAELEMAFEVERQRAASRILGNQLAVNNTSWIREWEEKRVEVNKQVILFVDSECKESCKSMFEELHASVGDNARLDIFFKQGASSDDIGQWASFMKIAPEVVRARAITLNFDDGKSTELGIDMSTLPQVRVVDLKSGAVTATYK; this is encoded by the coding sequence ATGAAAAAGCTCGCATATATCTTATTAGGCTTTTGGGTAGCCACAGGAGCCTACGCAAATAATCAAAACACGCAGGGTAGCAATAGTGCGACTGTGATTTCAGATATGAAGTCCACCCTCGACAAAGAAGCTGCTTCTTCATTAACCGAGAAAGACAGAAGCCTGGCCAAACAATGGATGCTTTCTGAGACCGACTGGGTTAAGTACAAGCAAATCATGAGTGGGCCTCGTGGAATCTGGTCCCCCGGTCTTGATCCAATAACCGCTTTAGGAGTATCTGAGACCGACCCGCAGGAGCGGAAGCGATACGCCGAGCTTTGGATAAAGATGGAAACCAGAAGGGCGGAGTTAGAAATGGCGTTTGAGGTTGAACGTCAGCGTGCGGCCAGCCGCATCCTCGGCAATCAGTTGGCTGTCAACAACACATCCTGGATAAGAGAGTGGGAAGAAAAGCGTGTTGAGGTCAATAAGCAAGTGATTCTTTTCGTTGACTCTGAGTGCAAAGAATCCTGTAAATCGATGTTTGAAGAACTTCATGCATCAGTTGGTGACAACGCTCGACTCGACATTTTCTTCAAGCAAGGTGCGTCTTCCGATGACATAGGCCAGTGGGCCTCGTTTATGAAAATCGCGCCAGAGGTTGTTCGAGCAAGAGCGATTACCCTGAATTTCGATGACGGCAAATCGACAGAACTGGGGATTGATATGAGCACTCTGCCCCAGGTGAGGGTAGTCGATCTCAAGTCCGGAGCAGTAACAGCAACCTACAAGTAG
- the pilL2 gene encoding PFGI-1 class ICE element type IV pilus protein PilL2, whose amino-acid sequence MKKTAIAVAMCCFSTLASAESKPLDIGESNRIEVMQTGRYTYVKNIPPVDQLNPLKVVIKTRIPQSVETVGQTVEFLLARSGYVLADKTVLSEEAKTLLSLPLPQVHRNIGPMTLDKALHTLSGDAFELVVDPVHRKVAYELSTKLARSE is encoded by the coding sequence ATGAAGAAGACCGCAATTGCTGTAGCTATGTGCTGTTTCAGCACATTGGCATCAGCGGAAAGTAAACCCTTAGACATAGGGGAGTCCAATCGCATTGAAGTAATGCAGACTGGGCGATATACCTATGTGAAAAACATCCCCCCGGTAGATCAGCTCAATCCTCTCAAGGTTGTCATCAAGACTCGGATTCCACAAAGCGTGGAAACAGTTGGCCAAACTGTTGAGTTTCTTCTTGCAAGATCCGGTTACGTGCTCGCGGATAAAACTGTTTTGAGCGAAGAGGCTAAAACACTTCTCAGTCTTCCGTTACCTCAAGTGCATCGTAATATCGGTCCAATGACTCTGGACAAAGCACTCCATACGCTGAGTGGTGATGCATTTGAATTGGTTGTCGATCCAGTACACCGGAAAGTTGCCTACGAGTTGTCAACCAAGTTAGCGAGGAGTGAATGA
- a CDS encoding PFL_4669 family integrating conjugative element protein, with protein MADSNSQKMAAIGAKQDIEIELATRPALRLWQGREKTQKRHGILGLPGFCKIVRGIEQAVREDDPYADYHYHRIEQAIDDLTFDLDSELKDIQSFIDENIPPAMRLPDIGSKNPVVVPIRFASRLGFQLVYQLLKVDQIVLKVLLANHIGLLPNKEKFETLARVEKRVRSVLHMVFSYRHTGVTRDDMAANNQKAQKAKELMGDLEVGYLEGTTRSDNAPPLPMKRLQTMGKALEKGKAENKSKAAAKEANSSSEDELGAELDRVLKQADEEMTRSAKKKVATA; from the coding sequence ATGGCTGACAGCAACTCACAAAAAATGGCGGCCATTGGGGCCAAACAGGACATCGAAATTGAGCTCGCCACACGACCAGCACTTCGGTTGTGGCAGGGTAGGGAAAAAACACAAAAGCGTCACGGCATTCTCGGACTTCCTGGGTTTTGCAAGATTGTTCGGGGAATCGAGCAGGCGGTAAGAGAGGATGACCCCTATGCTGATTACCATTACCACCGTATTGAACAAGCAATCGATGACCTCACTTTCGATTTAGATAGTGAGCTGAAGGATATTCAGTCATTTATAGATGAAAACATCCCTCCTGCAATGCGCCTCCCTGACATAGGAAGCAAGAACCCCGTTGTGGTTCCCATCCGGTTTGCTTCTCGTTTGGGCTTTCAGCTTGTGTATCAACTGCTCAAGGTAGACCAAATCGTTCTCAAGGTACTTTTGGCCAACCACATCGGTCTGTTACCAAACAAGGAAAAGTTCGAGACTCTTGCGAGAGTCGAAAAGCGTGTGCGCAGTGTCCTGCATATGGTATTCAGCTATAGACATACTGGGGTTACCAGAGATGATATGGCAGCAAACAATCAAAAGGCCCAAAAGGCTAAAGAGCTGATGGGAGATTTGGAGGTTGGTTATCTTGAAGGTACAACAAGATCTGACAATGCGCCTCCATTGCCAATGAAACGACTCCAAACTATGGGCAAGGCTTTAGAAAAGGGTAAAGCGGAGAATAAATCCAAGGCTGCGGCGAAAGAAGCTAATTCAAGCAGCGAAGATGAACTGGGTGCAGAGCTTGATCGAGTACTAAAGCAGGCCGATGAAGAGATGACCCGCTCTGCTAAGAAGAAAGTGGCCACTGCCTAA
- a CDS encoding uroporphyrinogen-III C-methyltransferase, with product MRTIDGGKSKDESLSDMPVDDAFDQAEMNGSVSELNASDADSFSAKEPHIGEVEEIHSSGEQEKPHNVKPQKVKAPKQKKTGSFIGVIALLVSVSAAGIAGYSVINQKAGQTAAMNSVDSLDAAIGTLNKRTDELTAELAGTQKGVQSNSDRLVSIDAIRKDIQELQATISAMRGELNGFKGSLEDNSASIDSHQKQIDELSDQIKKLNARAASAPKKVVQKAPVKKVNTDPSLIEGAYVASIDLWGTQPYVMLREENGSWVPLTMGDYYKGWRLEGAIGSEAVFQNGSKTKRLTIKE from the coding sequence ATGCGCACGATCGACGGTGGAAAATCCAAAGATGAGTCTTTGTCGGATATGCCTGTCGATGATGCATTCGATCAAGCCGAAATGAATGGCAGTGTTTCAGAACTCAATGCGTCAGACGCAGATTCATTTTCAGCCAAGGAACCGCACATTGGCGAAGTGGAAGAGATCCATTCTTCTGGTGAGCAAGAGAAGCCACATAACGTGAAGCCACAAAAAGTAAAAGCACCCAAGCAGAAGAAGACCGGTAGCTTTATTGGTGTGATCGCTCTTCTTGTCTCAGTAAGTGCAGCAGGTATAGCTGGCTACTCAGTGATTAACCAAAAAGCTGGTCAGACGGCAGCCATGAATAGTGTGGACAGCCTGGATGCGGCCATTGGCACCTTAAATAAAAGAACCGACGAGTTGACAGCAGAACTGGCAGGAACTCAGAAGGGCGTTCAGTCTAATTCAGACCGCTTGGTTAGCATTGATGCCATCCGTAAAGACATTCAAGAGCTGCAAGCAACCATCAGTGCAATGCGCGGTGAGTTAAATGGGTTCAAGGGAAGTCTGGAAGACAACAGTGCATCCATTGACTCACACCAAAAACAGATTGATGAGCTGAGTGATCAGATAAAAAAGCTCAACGCTAGGGCAGCGAGTGCGCCAAAGAAAGTTGTTCAGAAAGCACCGGTGAAGAAGGTGAATACTGACCCTAGCCTGATTGAAGGTGCCTACGTTGCTTCCATCGACCTTTGGGGAACACAGCCTTATGTCATGTTGCGTGAGGAAAACGGAAGCTGGGTGCCTTTAACTATGGGTGATTATTACAAGGGCTGGAGACTTGAGGGCGCTATTGGTTCTGAGGCTGTTTTCCAGAATGGCTCAAAAACAAAACGACTGACCATTAAGGAGTAG